The genomic window ACCCCTCTCCCAAGGAAAAAAGGGGGTTGTTCTCATACGGGGACCCCAAGTGATGCAAGGATATTACAAAAAACCCGAAGCAACGGCTAAGGCGATCAATTCCGAAGGATGGTTTAATAGTGGGGACTTAGGATGGATCACCCCCATGAATGATCTGGTGATTACCGGACGGGCCAAAGATACCATTGTGTTGAGTAACGGCGAAAATATCGAACCCCAGCCCATCGAAGATGCTTGCGTCAGAAGTGCCTATATTGACCAAATGATGTTAGTGGGGCAAGATCAAAAAGCTTTAGGTGCTTTAATTGTACCCAACTTAGACGCATTGCAAACATGGGGCAAAAATCAACAACTGAACCTAACCTTTCCTCCCGAAGATGCCAGCAGAGAAGCGATCGTTAATAGTGATCTCTATGGAAAACCCGTTCAAGACCTATTTAAACAAGAATTGAACCGAGAAGTCAAAAACCGCCCCGGATACCGTGCAGATGACCAAATTAAAGCCTTTGAACTGATATTAGAACCCTTTTCCGTTGAAAATGGGATGATGACCCAAACCCTAAAAATAAAACGGCCTGTGGTGACAGAACGATATCAGGGTATGATCGACGGGATGTTTGAATCTTAATCATTGAACAAATTAGTCAACGGAGAAAACATTCATGGAAGACGCAAACACCAGCTTATTACTCAAACGACCCGTTAATTTAAAAGTGATTGTAACCCCTCGCTGGAAAGAAGAAATGCAGCAACAATTGCAAGCACAAATTAACCAGCTTGACAACCAAATGCAACAAATTGAAATGCAAGGACAAAGAGCCATTTCCGAGATCCAAAAACAAAGCGTTTCCCCTCCTGGTGAACAAACAACCCAACAAATTGATAATATTCAATTACAAGTTAACCAGAAAAAAAGTGAATTTTTAGAACGGAAAAATCAATTTTTACAACAAATGCAACAAGTGCAAGTGGTTGAACTCGAACAAGAAGTGGTTCAAGGACAAATGGAAAGCTTTTTCCGGGTTGAAAAAGGAGACAACTTAGTAAAAAAATTAAACGTAGAAATTGTCATTCGTGACGGCGTGATTGAAGAAATTCGCGGAGAAATTTAATTGACACAGCCACGTTGCTTTGAGCGCGTGGCCTTTTTTTTCTAAACTGATACTTCTTTTTACATCATGAAGAGAATACAAAAAATGCTATGCTGAAAGTAGAGACGTAAGCCCTCACCTATGCCATTACTGATTTTAGTCGCTGATGACGATCTGGGAATTCGTGTCGCTGTTAAAGACTATTTAGAAATGCACGGTTATACAGCTATAACCGCCCAAAACGGAGAAGATGCCTTTTCCCTAGTTCAAAAGTATCGTCCCCATTTGTTGGTATCAGATATTAAGATGCCATATAAAGACGGTTATACCTTAGTCAAAGAACTGCGACAACTGCCAGAATTTCGCTTGTTACCGGTGGTCTTTTTGACCGAATGTGATACAACTGAAAACCGTATTCAAGGGTATCAAGTGGGTTGTGATGTTTATCTACCCAAACCCTTTGAAATGGAAGAATTAAAAGCAGTGATTCGGAATTTATTAGAGCGATCGCAAATCATCCAGTCAGAATGGCGATTTTCTCAAGAACAGGCCCAGATCCAGAAAAATCTCCAACAACAGCAAGAAGCTGCTAAGATTTCCATCCAAGCAGAAATGGAACTGTTGGACTTAACACGAAGAGAAAGCGAAGTGCTTGATCTATTGACCATGGGACTCTCCAACGGGGAAATTGGTCAAAGA from Crocosphaera subtropica ATCC 51142 includes these protein-coding regions:
- a CDS encoding YlqD family protein, whose translation is MEDANTSLLLKRPVNLKVIVTPRWKEEMQQQLQAQINQLDNQMQQIEMQGQRAISEIQKQSVSPPGEQTTQQIDNIQLQVNQKKSEFLERKNQFLQQMQQVQVVELEQEVVQGQMESFFRVEKGDNLVKKLNVEIVIRDGVIEEIRGEI
- a CDS encoding response regulator transcription factor encodes the protein MPLLILVADDDLGIRVAVKDYLEMHGYTAITAQNGEDAFSLVQKYRPHLLVSDIKMPYKDGYTLVKELRQLPEFRLLPVVFLTECDTTENRIQGYQVGCDVYLPKPFEMEELKAVIRNLLERSQIIQSEWRFSQEQAQIQKNLQQQQEAAKISIQAEMELLDLTRRESEVLDLLTMGLSNGEIGQRLHLSPRTIEKYVSSLLRKTDTSNRAELVRFALDHHLVS